The following DNA comes from Triticum aestivum cultivar Chinese Spring chromosome 3D, IWGSC CS RefSeq v2.1, whole genome shotgun sequence.
tggggcgtggaaacacgtggcacagggccgagggcttgtgtggcttcgacaagactatggcgcggggttgattcaaggtgatTTACACACGGAGCTTGAAGCCGACGGGacgcgagggtggactgatcatctaccatggagtcgtgttgaaggtggagctggagtctggaggacttcactcggtgctgattgaggggctacggcgtaagtgtACAGAGAGTTGAAGCCTATTCAGTGGGGAAAAAGCGAGTGACACGTAATTCGGACTGGAGCCcggtggtctgatggaagcgtgaaactcgtcatcggtcggtgatgaccggtggtactctgcagtgggggttgagtggtgtggtttcacgacccttgagactcgaccaggacagcggaggctcgacgcggtaatagcggcgaggtgtGCGGTACGcatgggacatggagacgggccagggctctggtggtcatacatgtggtgagagaACTGCGAGTTTGACTCGGAATGattacaagcaacggtgaaatgctttcaagtttcagacagacgatcaaggaagagcggtgatgttgagttcaggtaactcttatgtgtgacacccaatatgtgagttgttcactttcacgcaggtcagtgatcagtatgtgatggcgttggactgatactctggaagttggcaGTGCAAACTAGAGTAAcgtggaacttaattttgctcgagtgttgactgtggtcaagaaaaggagggactacaagttgcaggtggtgtcatatggagtctttggagtagcaacgatactcatgggataagctcaagtccaatgtacatggaagtttgacgcatggacaaattcaaggtggtggagtatattcgccaaggtggagtttgttggagttgtgtcgaatatagtgtacaaggtaggttacagttggacttgtagttgtattgtgtttagataggatatggagtcgtaacctagtaggacacttgtatcctaggcctctcatatatagcgggggtagacacacgatgtaacctatgccaacataatagcaccggaacgcgggggaagccggcggcatgtgccggtgtccagggcgaccgggtgcggtattgtagcagtGTCATGGGAAGGGGCGCCCATAGTCATGCCCCGGGATGtaaccatatcggtgaacctcgttaacaaatctcggtgtcgtgctcgtgtgattgtttggtcctcggatgatcgatgatatgcctcggatttattctaacagacATCAACGTCGCGACTTCTTTTGACGGCGTACACAGCTGGTGAAGGTGTATTAGACTTAGGGACTGGTGCAAGGTAATAACATGGGATTCTGAAAGTAAAGCACTTGCATAATTACTCCCACAATAAGAGTTAACCCGGAGTATATCGCTGAACAGGAAGGCTATGAAACAGCCAAACTTCCACTAGAGCGCATGGTCGGACGTTAAAGGACTGCAAAACCTACATTTCAATAGTGTGAAATGTTGCACAAATGCAACTCCGGTTCATGCTGACTTGACTGAAGGCTCCTATCCAGCCCTTCCATCCTACAGCAAATGCTAACAAAAAGTTTGATCTAGCTAGCATGGAAGCACTGCCAGTCCCACCACCGAGGCCTTATCCTGCACAAACTCTTAAATTTTCCTTAGATGTAGAAACCATTGATTTTAAACAGCATGATATTGAGATTTTCTACTGTGCCAATCTCAGGTGAATTCATTTATACAGAAAGGCGGTATCGGGATAAAAGTCAATGATGACACATGTCATTAATTATTTCCAGACACGTAAAGGGTTACGACAGGGGGATTCCATGTCTCCTGTGTTGTTTAACATTTGTAGCGGATATGTTGGCAGTACTTATTGGACGGGCTAAAGAGAGTGGCCAAGTAGGAGGACTCATCCCCCACCTTGtaaggggggtggggggggggggagtgtctCTGTTCTACAGTACGCGGATGATACTATTAATTTCATGGAACATGATCTTGCCAACGATAAGAATATGAAGCTTGTTTTATGTCTTTCCGAGCAACTGTCTGGACTAAAAATCAACTTCAATAAAAGCGAATTGTTCTACTTTGGGAGAACCAAAGAGGAACAAGACGAATACAGAAATTTGTTCGGGTGTGAAATGGGCTCCTTAACATTTAGCTATCTAGGGATCCCAATTCATCATAGATGTTTAACAAAAAAGGAATGGAAATGTATAGACGATAGATTTGAAAAGAAAaaactaagctgctggaagggcaagctaatgTCGTACGGTGGTCGGCTGATTTTGATAAACTCGGTTTTGACGATTTTGCCGATGCTTCTCTTAACTTTCTTGGAAGTACCGGTAAGGGCACGGAAAAGACTTGACTTCTATAGATCCCGGTTCTTTTGGCAAAGTGATTATGGCAAGAAGAAATACCAATTGGATagatgggatatcatctgtagaccaaaAGATCAGGGTGGACTAGGAATCAAAAATTTAAAGGTCAAGAATAGATGTCTGCTTAGCAAATGGCTATACAAACTATTTGTTGAGATCAAGCGTATGTGGTTCCAAATCTTGCAGAATAAATACCTAAACTCTAAAACTTTGGCCTGGGTTAACGCTAGGCCAACGGACTCACCCTTTTGGAAGGGGTTAATGAAGACCAAAGTAATTTTCTTCCAACGGGTGAAGTTCCTAGTTGGTAATGGTACCACTACCAGATTTTGGGACGATACATGGATAGGGGAGATGCCTTTGGCTTTGCAATACCCATCCTtatataatattgtgcaacgtaaggaggattacgtcGCCACAGTATTAAACTCGGTACCTCTAAGTATCCAATTTAGGAGATCCCTCGTAGGGGAACGTTGGAATGCTTGGTTGCACCTGATCCGTagattgatggatgttcaacttACAGACCAGGCAGATACAATTAGCTAGAAGTTAACCATGACTGAAATCTTCTCAGTCAAATCTATGTATTTGGACTTAACTGATTCCGAGCCATTGTCGAGATCTTTGCACATATGGAAGGTTAAAGTTCCGCTTCGCATTAAAATATTCATGTGGTTCGTTCACAAAGGAGTCATTTTGATCAAAGATAACTGCTTGGTGAAAAGAAACTGGGTTGGTAGCTCCAGGTACGGTACTGTTTTTGTGATCAAAATGAATCAATTAAACAACTCTTTCTCGAGTGTCCACTTGCAAAATTATTATGGTGATCAATTATATAGCTATTGGGTGCAACCGCTAGGAGACGGTGGCATGGGCTATCATCAGCCGATTTGGATGACGAGCTAATAATAGGCTAGGTGTGTAGGCGTTGTACCCTGCTTTTTATCGCCGGATATGGCACTCTATCGCCGGATTTGGCGCTTTACAGATTTATTTATTTTCTAGACTTTTGCTCAGGATATGAGCTTCTTTGGACCTTAAGACCTTGTTATGttttttaataatatggctgcatgcatcgattgatgcagaggccagggggcatcctccttttcaaaaagaaATGTATCAGTTTGGAGTTGATTCATGAATGGATATGATTTACAACCTAACACAGATCAAAAAAGAAAATAGAGCTCTAAAGAAGAAAGATAGCAGTAGGTTGTTCTATCAATGTAAATAGGGATGACATGTCATTTGCAATCTTGATGGACACATGCGACCCCGAGGGGGAGGGAGGTGGTATCATCGAAGATTCGAGCAGTTTGCTAGTTCACAAATTTCATATGGTGTACGAGGCTGTAATGTTGAGCACTACTTTGGTTTTTAGTTCAGGCTCCGAACAAACCATCTCTCACTAGCTTGGCAAGTCCGTGTTGAGTGTAGAGACTAGGGTGAGCTAGGGGTGGTGGAGCAAAGGCACACATATGTAACCAAATCTTTTTGGAGAAACGGCAATTAAGGCTGTGGTACAATATAGACTCCAAGATTTGGTCAGAAACAGGATGGATGAGTACTAATATGCTCACCAACCTTTCTCAGCCAAAGCCTCACCGGCACTTATAAAGGAAGCATTGCTCTCTGCAGTCTCTTGTAGCCTCTAACTGTGTTATCAGGATGGTGGTACCAGCTAAACAAACATGAACGTGGTCACAATGAAGGATGGTTTAGGTGGCGCAATCCGCTATGAAATATGAATGTGAGGCATATGGAAACACATCATCTCAAGAAATCGCATGGGGTGTCAACAGGGGCGTACCTATGTAGAGGTGAGTGGGGTCCCAGGCCCCCACTCAAAATTTCGAATTCCAGTGAGTTTTGCTTGTGAGTTTTGAAAAATGTAATTACATTCTTTGAATTTTTATAGAACATGCCCCCACTCAAGTAGTTTGCCCTCAGTCAGAATACACTCTAGGTTCGCCACTGGGTGTCGACTGACGAGAAAGCAATGGCAGGGCTGACTATCTTGCGGAGGAGCCAACATAAGAAGACGGTAGCGCAGATCTACTGGAGGTGACACAAAACTTTGTGGCGacatgcctctcctcctcctcagccCCCTCAATTGACTCATGAGAACCTAGCGCTGTGCACTTTCAAAATCAGGAGAGTGTAGCTCGTCGCACCATTGGTTGTCGGAATCACTATGCCCCTCCAGAACAACGGTGGTGGTAGGAGAGAGGAAGCGCGGTGGGTCGACTTGCGAGGTGGAGGCAGTTGAGATTCAGAGggccactagaggagagacaaaaCCGACGAGAGATAAACATGCCAAGACAGAGAAAGGCGCTCGTGCAGTTTCGTGTGCAGGACGCGGAGAATCCCCCAAAGTACACATCACATTAAGTTCATCAGTCTACATTTCTCTTTTTCTCCAGTAGTACGATTGACAACCTTACTTTTTTACGGGAGCACAATTTACAGCTTAGCATTACATATATATGCATCAAAAGAGGAAAAAACGATGTATCTACAGGAATTTGCACGAGCCTTGGGATGGCCTTGTGGGCACCAAGAGGCCAAGGGTATATTTGGTTTATGCCTCGGATGAAAACATAGCTAGTGGAAAttatggttgaggttttggttgcacGTAAGTTGGAACATTCGCCAGGAAAACAAGCCAGAGTTTGACAAAACAAGTATTTATATATGCAATAAATTGTCAACCATCCTCCAAACAAAAACAGATTATATTGATATGGTCAAAGCAACAAATTTGGTGTGGTATACTTTTGTCAAAATGCAAACATACCCCAAGACTCTTCAAAGCTGTTCATCTTGTCAACGGCAGCAAGTGCTCGTCAGGCAAAACTGAAGGAGTACGATCTTAATTGTTTCTAAATCTCACAATGTCACATTGGTTGGAGTTTGGGAATAAAATCTAATAGCTAACTCGAACGACATAGATATTGCCTCAACACGAATACATGCATTTGAAAACAAAATTTGGTGCACAGAAGATTCAGATTTTTCCCAAAAGAGCATGCAGTTTGCTGAACATCAGATGTTAAATCACCTAGGAAACCTACATGAGAGTACTAGTTTGGTGAACAGAAAAACAGAGCTACCAATCCAGCAACTGCAACATTCGAGTTTCAAGCTGACATGACCAGAAACTGCTTTGCGATCCCACACCCTGTTATCAGGACAAAATTCCACCTTCTAGCGCCTAGTTAGTCAACTCCATGATGGCGCTGACAATGTCGCCATCCACAGCCTTGAGCACCTTCACAGCCCTGGATCTCGACACCGAGGTCTGCATCATCACGAGCTCGACGTCCTTCTGATCAACGTCAGTGTCGTCGACCTCCTCATCGTCCTGGGCTGTTGCCACGGATGGCTCGTCCTTCGAGATCACACTGCACGGGCCTGGCGCCTTGAACTGTTTTGCCGCTTGTGTCGGCAGCTGAGTGCTCGGGTCCTCGACCTTGAGCTCCCCAAACATGACATAGGTGTCTGACTGCGAGCTCTTGAACACATCTGGCTTGGAGAGGACATACATAACCTGCAATTATGTGGAGAAGTTAAGACAATGCAACAACCACCAGCATATAATTATGCCACAGCGAACAACGGCCTGAAGTGGTCAAGATGCTCACGGTCTTGCTCTTCTTGATAGTTACACGGCTCACACCAGTTACAGCCTTCATGCCAAGCTTCTCCATGGCTTTCCTGCTCTTCTTCTCACTCCGACTCTGCCTATATCTTCCACCAGCATCACCTCCTAGTCCCAGAAATCAGATATATTGTCAGATTTTCTAAATTTTGCATAAGACTAGAATTCTACAACTAGACATAGTTCACTCCATGAATTATTATCTGTAACCACTGGAAATGGCAAGTGTAACATTCAAACAACACATCCCTTTTCTCAAGCAAGACCGAACAGAAACTGTGACTGCGTCAAGTCTCCTTGGTATCAAGTATCATATATTTTTTTAAATGAACAAGATATCC
Coding sequences within:
- the LOC123075557 gene encoding nascent polypeptide-associated complex subunit alpha-like protein 1, with the protein product MTVAELLRADLEEHDIEEDEPILEDDDDDDEDDTEDEDEKDDDDVEGGDAGGRYRQSRSEKKSRKAMEKLGMKAVTGVSRVTIKKSKTVMYVLSKPDVFKSSQSDTYVMFGELKVEDPSTQLPTQAAKQFKAPGPCSVISKDEPSVATAQDDEEVDDTDVDQKDVELVMMQTSVSRSRAVKVLKAVDGDIVSAIMELTN